From a single Glycine soja cultivar W05 chromosome 19, ASM419377v2, whole genome shotgun sequence genomic region:
- the LOC114398610 gene encoding uncharacterized protein LOC114398610, with amino-acid sequence MHIKFPDEDIMTLFEEEVENEDRDKWIMWFDGASNALGHGIGAVLVSLDKQYIPFMARLGFKCTNNIAEYEACALGIRVVIDFRVKLLKVYRDSTLVIHQLKGKWETRRHKLVPYQAYIRKLMELFDDISFHHIPREENQMVDALATLASMFQLSLHGDLPYIEFRCHDKEYPPEASNNDKRTLRWLATDFLLSGNMLYKRNHDIVLLWCVDAREAEQMLIEVHEGSFGTHVNGHAMARKILIAGYYWLTMENECCVHAMAPKKLLTKRARKDTAGEGSSAAPQAEIEFDGLHF; translated from the exons ATGCATATAAAATTCCCTGATGAGGATATCATGACCTTGTTTGAGGAGGAGGTCGAGAATGAGGACCGGGATAAGTGGATCATGTGGTTCGACGGTGCATCTAATGCACTAGGACATGGAATTGGGGCAGTATTAGTTTCCCTAGACAAACAATATATACCTTTCATGGCTAGGTTGGGCTTCAAATGCACAAACAACATAGCGGAGTACGAGGCATGTGCCCTTGGGATCCGAGTAGTAATCGACTTTAGGGTCAAGTTACTCAAGGTATACAGGGACTCGACATTGGTAATTCATCAGTTGAAGGGTAAATGGGAGACCAGACGCCACAAATTGGTGCCTTACCAGGCTTACATTAGGAAATTGATGGAACTCTTTGATGACATATCATTTCATCACATTCCTAGAGAGGAAAATCAGATGGTCGATGCCCTTGCCACTCTAGCGTCCATGTTCCAACTAAGCCTGCATGGAGAtttgccgtacatcgaattcagatgTCATG ACAAGGAATACCCACCTGAGGCCTCTAACAACGACAAGAGGACGTTACGATGGTTGGCGACCGATTTCCTCCTAAGTGGAAATATGTTGTACAAGAGGAACCATGACATAGTACTGCTTTGGTGTGTGGATGCAAGAGAGGCTGAACAGATGCTAATAGAGGTGCATGAGGGATCCTTTGGTACACATGTCAATGGGCATGCCATGGCCCGTAAGATTCTGATAGCGGGGTATTACTGGCTCACAATGGAGAACGAGTGTTGCgttcat GCAATGGCTCCAAAGAAGCTCCTCACTAAAAGGGCAAGGAAGGACACCGCAGGGGAGGGATCCAGTGCAGCTCCACAAGCAGAAATTGAGTTTGACGGACTCCATTTCTGA